One window from the genome of Choloepus didactylus isolate mChoDid1 chromosome 2, mChoDid1.pri, whole genome shotgun sequence encodes:
- the CD1E gene encoding T-cell surface glycoprotein CD1e, membrane-associated, with the protein MLLLLPLLFQGLLCYGESTEVPSSSAPQALGPCHPAVEEPFSFHILQISSFANHSWAHNQGSGWLGELQTHGWDSALGTIRFLWPWSQGNFSKEELKNLQALFQFYFNGFIREVQAFASQLQFEYPFESQMSSGCRMCPGDASESFLKVAYQGTDFLSFQGNAWQPAPGAGCRAQNVCRALNCYREIKEIVQNLLSETCPRFLAGLLEAAKPELQRQVKPEAWLSRGPSPGPGRLLLVCHISGFHPKPVCVMWMRGEQEQPATQRDDVLPNADRTWWLRVTLDVAAGEAAGLSCRVRHSSLGGYDIIIHWDGYSSFLMLICLAAIVTLFVFIVLGSWFKKQSSYGNILSLLKHHLPLLLEPKSRTSEALDPGFAWHMNHGSKTDS; encoded by the exons ATGCTGCTCCTGCTGCCCCTGCTTTTTCAGGGACTTCTCTGCTATGGGGAAAGCACAGAGG TCCCATCTTCCTCTGCTCCCCAGGCCTTAGGACCCTGCCATCCAGCAGTTGAAGAGCCTTTCTCCTTCCATATTCTCCAGATCTCCTCCTTTGCCAACCACAGCTGGGCCCACAACCAGGGCTCAGGCTGGCTGGGCGAGCTGCAGACTCATGGCTGGGACAGTGCCTTGGGCACCATCCGCTTTCTGTGGCCCTGGTCCCAGGGAAACTTCAGCAAAGAAGAGTTGAAGAACCTCCAGGCACTATTCCAGTTTTATTTCAATGGTTTCATCCGGGAAGTGCAGGCCTTTGCCAGTCAGTTACAGTTTGAAT ACCCCTTTGAGTCCCAGATGTCATCAGGCTGTAGAATGTGTCCTGGGGATGCCTCTGAGAGCTTTCTAAAAGTGGCATATCAAGGAACAGATTTCCTGAGTTTCCAAGGAAATgcctggcagccagctccaggagCAGGATGTCGGGCCCAGAATGTCTGCAGGGCGCTCAATTGCTACCGAGAAATTAAAGAGATAGTGCAGAACCTTCTCAGTGAGACCTGCCCTCGATTTCTAGCAGGCCTCCTTGAAGCAGCGAAGCCAGAACTGCAACGGCAAG TGAAGCCTGAGGCCTGGCTGTCCAGAGGCCCCAGCCCTGGTCCTGGCCGTCTGCTGCTGGTGTGCCACATCTCAGGATTCCACCCTAAGCCTGTGTGTGTGATGTGGATGCGGGGCGAGCAGGAGCAGCCGGCCACTCAGCGAGACGACGTCCTGCCCAATGCTGACAGGACATGGTGGCTCCGGGTGACCCTGGATGTGGCAGCTGGGGAGGCGGCTGGCCTGTCCTGCCGAGTGAGGCACAGCAGCCTTGGAGGCTATGATATAATCATCCACTGGG ATGGATATTCCAGCTTCCTGATGCTGATCTGTTTGGCTGCAATTGTTACCCTGTTCGTGTTCATTGTCCTGGGCTCATGGTTTAAAAAGCAGAG CTCATATGGGAACATCCTCTCACTTCTTAAACACCACTTGCCTTTACTATTGGAACCAAAATCCAGGACCTCAGAAGCTCTGGACCCTGGCTTTGCTTGGCACATGAATCATGGGTCCAAAACAGATTCCTGA